In Passer domesticus isolate bPasDom1 chromosome 1, bPasDom1.hap1, whole genome shotgun sequence, one DNA window encodes the following:
- the MRPL36 gene encoding large ribosomal subunit protein bL36m yields the protein MLSLLVRAAATAAPLRSLCRSSLCSLAPWGRAAGLPAAGWAPPPWWAPRGLLAVPPPPGPPLPAGLKTKTALRRRCKDCYIVRRRGRLYVCCKSNPRHKQRKG from the coding sequence ATGCTGTCCCTCCTGGTCAGGGCCGCGGCCACGGCCGCCCCGCTGCGCTCGCTGTGCCGCTCGTCCCTGTGCTCGCTGGCGCCGTGGGGACGGGcggcggggctgcccgcggCCGGCTGGGCCCCGCCGCCGTGGTGGGCGCCCCGCGGGCTGCTGGCcgtgccgccgccgcccgggccGCCGCTGCCGGCCGGGCTGAAGACGAAGACGGCGCTGAGGAGGCGCTGCAAGGACTGCTACATCGtgcggcggcgcgggcggctCTACGTGTGCTGCAAGAGCAACCCCCGGCACAAGCAGCGCAAGGGGTAG
- the NDUFS6 gene encoding NADH dehydrogenase [ubiquinone] iron-sulfur protein 6, mitochondrial, translating to MAAPAATFRWLLPRSRPLLSRPGLAAAAAARPYGVRVSDTGELVTHTGQVYDEKDYRRVRFVGRQKEVNKNFAIDLIAEQPVSQVESRVISCDGGGGALGHPKVYINLDKETKTGTCGYCGLQFKQKHH from the exons ATGGCGGCGCCCGCCGCGACCTTCCGCTGGCTGCTGCCGCGGAGCCGCCCGCTGCTGTCCCGCCCGGGgctggccgccgccgccgctgcccggcccTACGGCGTGCGGGTCTCCGACACCGGCGAGCTGGTGACGCACACGGGGCAG GTGTATGACGAGAAGGATTATAGAAGAGTTAGATTTGTTGGACGACAAAAGGAG GTGAACAAGAATTTTGCAATTGATTTGATAGCAGAGCAGCCTGTGAGTCAGGTTGAAAGCAGAGTGATATCGTGCGATGGTGGTGGTGGAGCTTTGGGACATCCCAAAGTATACATAAACTTG GACAAAGAGACAAAGACCGGAACATGTGGCTACTGTGGACTCCAGTTTAAACAGAAACATCACTGA